One window from the genome of Salmo salar chromosome ssa25, Ssal_v3.1, whole genome shotgun sequence encodes:
- the LOC106586707 gene encoding uncharacterized protein isoform X2, which yields MMDHKRALTISLAVDKMGSPLKIPKTLLSSELRCGNEESQIHWTQIAGNRIKLQKSCQQNGSISMDHGQAALGQAAMDCTQLQLVLTDVLKTEQGQAYLDRKMRGKMTGIGERKRESRMGSGQRRVSQSSREGREDCRDFTAHRTRPHDHPTPTSTPIRKERRSYHSWGSEEDEEVKELLIGEENIKDQRCNSSVSGRHSSREPLEEVTFTEGDMHQEKPYPQSTRTRKAESGSRESTHVERESRRRESGLYSNGQVKAGGMKDGVAEGLTTDASRSSRGSVLRLSRDARGEGGLPPKQLCLEGMRGIDTNVASIEVEVDPSNFDGTLMVVTVGEDREVASPSNTSCGGVKERRGTLRLGMSSSQDRTPKLSPVEPIVLSSDEEVVTPSHSSVLWPQTSESESQRNHAQEDNVVEETDFQVMPVVVTGFGVANFPSTEDSEGMALTFSALHCGGVRGEASGNLMITNHRIIIPIKGQVEVMVTVERCQLWKYSVWDREELQERGLGWEVKGEMGQPPPALLLLYVSDAQAVAVQEDLRELSIKQALEPPTGPASPFLLLTLHAPLEGVEGALLRSILDIICLNNAQRVDAACLWGNAPINGAVDLHSPLLSLDDSLALIGRTGLDHQLLSLLGQNNAEPVTEPDQDRDTPGPNLDAVERESQTPPETEVQAEVQAEVQAEVQAEVQAEEEEQREAESVPLAEESPVQPRPVYTVCHSRTRGSYSVSLGPKPGSNWTRYKHQGPTRRLIQFPPPPSKGGITVTTEDLECLDNGQFLNDVIIDFYLKYLLLERVPQDVADRSHFFSSFFYKQLTRRDNASEDSTSVSAQRRRHQRVKTWTRHVDIFKKDFLFVPVNQEAHWYLVVICFPGLEQPQCEEGSSPASLRGTGGEKPDEAQAEEEASGYKKLNGISEVTPESTSTDNQDKRTVTVSDGVVQSDSVLQPPPGPLDCTEKTCHRETICKRPCILLMDSVKFSLHERVFKLLREYLQSEWELRRGSVREFSSEQMQGSHCKVPLQDNSSDCGLYLLQYVESFLQDPVVHFELPLCLERWFPRQQVRRKRDEIRDLVLHLYRHQRGTVGSIGNMGNLVS from the exons ATGATGGACCATAAGAGAGCTCTAACCATTTCACTGGCCGTTGACAAG ATGGGAAGTCCACTAAAAATTCCCAAGACCCTTCTTTCTTCAGAGTTGAGATGTGGGAATGAAGAGTCACAG ATTCACTGGACCCAGATCGCTGGAAACAGAATCAAACTCCAAAAGTCTTGTCAGCAGAATGGATCCATCTCTATGGATCACGGCCAAGCGGCATTAGGCCAAGCGGCAATGGACTG CACGCAGCTCCAGTTGGTTCTCACGGACGTCCTGAAGACGGAGCAGGGGCAGGCCTACCTGGACAGGAAGATGCGTGGCAAGATGACAGGaattggagagaggaagagagagtcacGGATGGGGAGCGGGCAAAGGAGGGTGTCTCAGAGcagcagagaggggagggaggattgTAGAGATTTTACAGCACACAGAACGAGACCCCATGACCACCCCACTCCCACCTCGACCCCGATCCGCAAGGAGAGGAG GTCATACCACAGTTGGGGATCAGAGGAAGACGAGGAGGTGAAGGAACTTTTAATAGGAGAGGAAAACATCAAGGACCAGAGATGCA acaGTAGTGTGTCAGGGAGGCACAGTTCACGGGAACCCCTGGAGGAGGTGACCTTTACTGAGGGGGACATGCACCAGGAAAAGCCTTACCCACAATCCACCAGGACTAGGAAGGCAGAGTCAGGTTCACGCGAATCCACACATGTTGAG AGGGAGAGTCGGAGGAGGGAGTCTGGGCTCTacagtaatggacaggtgaaGGCTGGAGGGATGAAGGATGGAGTGGCGGAGGGCTTGACCACAGACGCCTCCAGGAGCTCCAGAGGGAGCGTGCTGCGCCTCTCCAGAGATGCCAGAGGCGAGGGAGGACTGCCCCCCAAACAGCTGTGTCTGGAGGGGATGAGGGGCATAGACACTAATGTAGCATCCATAGAAGTAGAGGTGGACCCCTCAAACTTTGACGGGACCCTGATGGTAGTCACTGTGGGGGAAGACAGGGAAGTTGCCAGCCCCTCTAACACCAGCTGTGGAGgggttaaggagaggagaggaaccctGAGGCTGGGCATGTCCTCCAGCCAGGATAGGACGCCCAAACTCAGTCCTGTTGAACCCA TCGTTCTCTCCAGTGATGAGGAGGTAGTCACCCCGTCCCACAGTTCAGTCCTTTGGCCACAGACTAGTGAGTCGGAGTCCCAGAGAAACCATGCTCAGGAAGACAACGTGGTGGAAGAGACGGACTTTCAG gtgatgCCTGTGGTGGTGACAGGGTTTGGGGTGGCCAATTTCCCCAGCACTGAGGACTCTGAGGGTATGGCCCTAACCTTCTCTGCCCTGCACTGTGGGGGGGTCCGAGGGGAGGCCAGCGGAAACCTCATG ATCACAAACCACAGAATCATCATACCAATTAAAG GCCAGGTAGAGGTGATGGTGACTGTGGAGCGCTGTCAGTTGTGGAAGTACAGCGTCTGGGACAGGGAGGAGCTAcaggagagagggctggggtgGGAGGTCAAGGGAGAGATGGGGCAGCCTCCCcccgccctcctcctcctctacgtTTCAGACGCCCAGGCAGTCGCCGTCCAAGAAGACCTGAGGGAGCTGTCAATCAAACAGGCCTTAGAACCACCCACTG gACCGGCCAGCCCCTTCCTCCTGCTGACTCTGCATGCCCCtctagagggggtggagggggcttTACTTCGCTCCATCCTCGACATCATCTGTCTCAACAACGCCCAGCGCGTCGACGCTGCGTGTCTCTGGGGGAACGCTCCCATCAACGGGGCGGTGGACCTCCACAGTCCTCTCCTGTCATTGGATGACAGTCTGGCGCTGATCGGTAGAACCGGACTGGACCACCAGCTGCTCTCCCTACTGGGACAGAACAATGCCGAGCCTGTCACAGAACCCGACCAGGACAGAGACACACCCGGGCCAAATCTGGACGCTGTGGAGAGAGAGTCACAGACACCACCAGAGACAGAGGTACAGGCAGAGGTACAGGCAGAGGTACAGGCAGAGGTACAGGCAGAGGTacaggcagaggaggaggagcagagggaagcagagagcgTACCCCTCGCTGAG GAGAGTCCAGTCCAGCCCAGACCCGTGTACACAGTGTGTCACAGCAGAACCAGAGGCTCCTACTCTGTGTCCCTGGGCCCGAAGCCAGGCTCCAACTGGACCCGATACAAGCACCAGGGTCCCACACGCAG GTTGATCCAGTTTCCTCCACCGCCTTCCAAAGGAGGGATCACCGTGACAACAGAAGATCTGGAGTGCCTTGACAACGGCCAGTTTCTGAATGATGTCATCATCGACTTCTACCTCAA GTATCTGCTTCTGGAGAGGGTTCCGCAGGATGTGGCTGATCGCTCTCACTTCTTCAGCAGCTTCTTCTACAAGCAGCTCACTCGCCGAGACAATGCCAGTGAGGACAGTACCAGCGTctc AGCGCAGCGGAGGCGGCATCAGCGGGTGAAGACGTGGACACGACATGTGGACATCTTCAAGAAAGATTTCCTGTTTGTGCCTGTCAATCAAGA AGCCCACTGGTACCTGGTGGTGATCTGCTTCCCTGGCCTGGAGCAGCCCCAGTGTGAGGAGGGGAGCAGCCCAGCCTCGCTGAGGGGAACAGGGGGAGAGAAGCCAGACGAGGCCCAGGCTGAAGAGGAGGCCTCTGGGTACAAAAAGCTAAATGGCATCAGTGAAGTCACCCCTGAATCAACTAGCACTGACAACCAGGACAAACGGACAGTTACAG TTTCAGATGGTGTGGTACAGAGTGACTCAGTACTCCAGCCACCTCCTGGTCCTCTG GACTGCACTGAGAAGACCTGTCACAGAGAGACCATCTGTAAACG ACCCTGTATTCTCCTCATGGACTCCGTCAAGTTCTCCCTCCATGAGCGCGTCTTCAAACTCTTACGGGA GTACCTGCAGTCGGAGTGGGAGCTGCGTCGGGGCTCTGTGCGCGAGTTTAGTTCTGAGCAGATGCAAGGCTCTCACTGTAAGGTCCCCCTACAGGACAACAGCAGCGACTGCGGCCTCTACCTGCTGCAGTACGTCGAGAGCTTCCTGCAG GACCCTGTGGTGCACTTTGAACTCCCCCTGTGCCTAGAACGCTGGTTCCCACGGCAACAGGTGAGGAGGAAACGAGACGAGATCAGGGACCTGGTGCTACACCTGTACAGACACCAGAGGGGCACGGTGGGGAGTATAGGAAATATGGGAAATTTAGTCAGTTAG
- the LOC106586707 gene encoding uncharacterized protein isoform X4, which translates to MMDHKRALTISLAVDKVDNSQMGSPLKIPKTLLSSELRCGNEESQIHWTQIAGNRIKLQKSCQQNGSISMDHGQAALGQAAMDCTQLQLVLTDVLKTEQGQAYLDRKMRGKMTGIGERKRESRMGSGQRRVSQSSREGREDCRDFTAHRTRPHDHPTPTSTPIRKERRSYHSWGSEEDEEVKELLIGEENIKDQRCNSSVSGRHSSREPLEEVTFTEGDMHQEKPYPQSTRTRKAESGSRESTHVERESRRRESGLYSNGQVKAGGMKDGVAEGLTTDASRSSRGSVLRLSRDARGEGGLPPKQLCLEGMRGIDTNVASIEVEVDPSNFDGTLMVVTVGEDREVASPSNTSCGGVKERRGTLRLGMSSSQDRTPKLSPVEPIVLSSDEEVVTPSHSSVLWPQTSESESQRNHAQEDNVVEETDFQVMPVVVTGFGVANFPSTEDSEGMALTFSALHCGGVRGEASGNLMITNHRIIIPIKGQVEVMVTVERCQLWKYSVWDREELQERGLGWEVKGEMGQPPPALLLLYVSDAQAVAVQEDLRELSIKQALEPPTGPASPFLLLTLHAPLEGVEGALLRSILDIICLNNAQRVDAACLWGNAPINGAVDLHSPLLSLDDSLALIGRTGLDHQLLSLLGQNNAEPVTEPDQDRDTPGPNLDAVERESQTPPETEVQAEVQAEVQAEVQAEVQAEEEEQREAESVPLAEESPVQPRPVYTVCHSRTRGSYSVSLGPKPGSNWTRYKHQGPTRRLIQFPPPPSKGGITVTTEDLECLDNGQFLNDVIIDFYLKYLLLERVPQDVADRSHFFSSFFYKQLTRRDNASEDSTSVSAQRRRHQRVKTWTRHVDIFKKDFLFVPVNQEAHWYLVVICFPGLEQPQCEEGSSPASLRGTGGEKPDEAQAEEEASGYKKLNGISEVTPESTSTDNQDKRTVTDRYAG; encoded by the exons ATGATGGACCATAAGAGAGCTCTAACCATTTCACTGGCCGTTGACAAGGTGGATAACTCTCAA ATGGGAAGTCCACTAAAAATTCCCAAGACCCTTCTTTCTTCAGAGTTGAGATGTGGGAATGAAGAGTCACAG ATTCACTGGACCCAGATCGCTGGAAACAGAATCAAACTCCAAAAGTCTTGTCAGCAGAATGGATCCATCTCTATGGATCACGGCCAAGCGGCATTAGGCCAAGCGGCAATGGACTG CACGCAGCTCCAGTTGGTTCTCACGGACGTCCTGAAGACGGAGCAGGGGCAGGCCTACCTGGACAGGAAGATGCGTGGCAAGATGACAGGaattggagagaggaagagagagtcacGGATGGGGAGCGGGCAAAGGAGGGTGTCTCAGAGcagcagagaggggagggaggattgTAGAGATTTTACAGCACACAGAACGAGACCCCATGACCACCCCACTCCCACCTCGACCCCGATCCGCAAGGAGAGGAG GTCATACCACAGTTGGGGATCAGAGGAAGACGAGGAGGTGAAGGAACTTTTAATAGGAGAGGAAAACATCAAGGACCAGAGATGCA acaGTAGTGTGTCAGGGAGGCACAGTTCACGGGAACCCCTGGAGGAGGTGACCTTTACTGAGGGGGACATGCACCAGGAAAAGCCTTACCCACAATCCACCAGGACTAGGAAGGCAGAGTCAGGTTCACGCGAATCCACACATGTTGAG AGGGAGAGTCGGAGGAGGGAGTCTGGGCTCTacagtaatggacaggtgaaGGCTGGAGGGATGAAGGATGGAGTGGCGGAGGGCTTGACCACAGACGCCTCCAGGAGCTCCAGAGGGAGCGTGCTGCGCCTCTCCAGAGATGCCAGAGGCGAGGGAGGACTGCCCCCCAAACAGCTGTGTCTGGAGGGGATGAGGGGCATAGACACTAATGTAGCATCCATAGAAGTAGAGGTGGACCCCTCAAACTTTGACGGGACCCTGATGGTAGTCACTGTGGGGGAAGACAGGGAAGTTGCCAGCCCCTCTAACACCAGCTGTGGAGgggttaaggagaggagaggaaccctGAGGCTGGGCATGTCCTCCAGCCAGGATAGGACGCCCAAACTCAGTCCTGTTGAACCCA TCGTTCTCTCCAGTGATGAGGAGGTAGTCACCCCGTCCCACAGTTCAGTCCTTTGGCCACAGACTAGTGAGTCGGAGTCCCAGAGAAACCATGCTCAGGAAGACAACGTGGTGGAAGAGACGGACTTTCAG gtgatgCCTGTGGTGGTGACAGGGTTTGGGGTGGCCAATTTCCCCAGCACTGAGGACTCTGAGGGTATGGCCCTAACCTTCTCTGCCCTGCACTGTGGGGGGGTCCGAGGGGAGGCCAGCGGAAACCTCATG ATCACAAACCACAGAATCATCATACCAATTAAAG GCCAGGTAGAGGTGATGGTGACTGTGGAGCGCTGTCAGTTGTGGAAGTACAGCGTCTGGGACAGGGAGGAGCTAcaggagagagggctggggtgGGAGGTCAAGGGAGAGATGGGGCAGCCTCCCcccgccctcctcctcctctacgtTTCAGACGCCCAGGCAGTCGCCGTCCAAGAAGACCTGAGGGAGCTGTCAATCAAACAGGCCTTAGAACCACCCACTG gACCGGCCAGCCCCTTCCTCCTGCTGACTCTGCATGCCCCtctagagggggtggagggggcttTACTTCGCTCCATCCTCGACATCATCTGTCTCAACAACGCCCAGCGCGTCGACGCTGCGTGTCTCTGGGGGAACGCTCCCATCAACGGGGCGGTGGACCTCCACAGTCCTCTCCTGTCATTGGATGACAGTCTGGCGCTGATCGGTAGAACCGGACTGGACCACCAGCTGCTCTCCCTACTGGGACAGAACAATGCCGAGCCTGTCACAGAACCCGACCAGGACAGAGACACACCCGGGCCAAATCTGGACGCTGTGGAGAGAGAGTCACAGACACCACCAGAGACAGAGGTACAGGCAGAGGTACAGGCAGAGGTACAGGCAGAGGTACAGGCAGAGGTacaggcagaggaggaggagcagagggaagcagagagcgTACCCCTCGCTGAG GAGAGTCCAGTCCAGCCCAGACCCGTGTACACAGTGTGTCACAGCAGAACCAGAGGCTCCTACTCTGTGTCCCTGGGCCCGAAGCCAGGCTCCAACTGGACCCGATACAAGCACCAGGGTCCCACACGCAG GTTGATCCAGTTTCCTCCACCGCCTTCCAAAGGAGGGATCACCGTGACAACAGAAGATCTGGAGTGCCTTGACAACGGCCAGTTTCTGAATGATGTCATCATCGACTTCTACCTCAA GTATCTGCTTCTGGAGAGGGTTCCGCAGGATGTGGCTGATCGCTCTCACTTCTTCAGCAGCTTCTTCTACAAGCAGCTCACTCGCCGAGACAATGCCAGTGAGGACAGTACCAGCGTctc AGCGCAGCGGAGGCGGCATCAGCGGGTGAAGACGTGGACACGACATGTGGACATCTTCAAGAAAGATTTCCTGTTTGTGCCTGTCAATCAAGA AGCCCACTGGTACCTGGTGGTGATCTGCTTCCCTGGCCTGGAGCAGCCCCAGTGTGAGGAGGGGAGCAGCCCAGCCTCGCTGAGGGGAACAGGGGGAGAGAAGCCAGACGAGGCCCAGGCTGAAGAGGAGGCCTCTGGGTACAAAAAGCTAAATGGCATCAGTGAAGTCACCCCTGAATCAACTAGCACTGACAACCAGGACAAACGGACAGTTACAG ATAGATACGCAGGGTAG
- the LOC106586707 gene encoding uncharacterized protein isoform X1 gives MMDHKRALTISLAVDKVDNSQMGSPLKIPKTLLSSELRCGNEESQIHWTQIAGNRIKLQKSCQQNGSISMDHGQAALGQAAMDCTQLQLVLTDVLKTEQGQAYLDRKMRGKMTGIGERKRESRMGSGQRRVSQSSREGREDCRDFTAHRTRPHDHPTPTSTPIRKERRSYHSWGSEEDEEVKELLIGEENIKDQRCNSSVSGRHSSREPLEEVTFTEGDMHQEKPYPQSTRTRKAESGSRESTHVERESRRRESGLYSNGQVKAGGMKDGVAEGLTTDASRSSRGSVLRLSRDARGEGGLPPKQLCLEGMRGIDTNVASIEVEVDPSNFDGTLMVVTVGEDREVASPSNTSCGGVKERRGTLRLGMSSSQDRTPKLSPVEPIVLSSDEEVVTPSHSSVLWPQTSESESQRNHAQEDNVVEETDFQVMPVVVTGFGVANFPSTEDSEGMALTFSALHCGGVRGEASGNLMITNHRIIIPIKGQVEVMVTVERCQLWKYSVWDREELQERGLGWEVKGEMGQPPPALLLLYVSDAQAVAVQEDLRELSIKQALEPPTGPASPFLLLTLHAPLEGVEGALLRSILDIICLNNAQRVDAACLWGNAPINGAVDLHSPLLSLDDSLALIGRTGLDHQLLSLLGQNNAEPVTEPDQDRDTPGPNLDAVERESQTPPETEVQAEVQAEVQAEVQAEVQAEEEEQREAESVPLAEESPVQPRPVYTVCHSRTRGSYSVSLGPKPGSNWTRYKHQGPTRRLIQFPPPPSKGGITVTTEDLECLDNGQFLNDVIIDFYLKYLLLERVPQDVADRSHFFSSFFYKQLTRRDNASEDSTSVSAQRRRHQRVKTWTRHVDIFKKDFLFVPVNQEAHWYLVVICFPGLEQPQCEEGSSPASLRGTGGEKPDEAQAEEEASGYKKLNGISEVTPESTSTDNQDKRTVTVSDGVVQSDSVLQPPPGPLDCTEKTCHRETICKRPCILLMDSVKFSLHERVFKLLREYLQSEWELRRGSVREFSSEQMQGSHCKVPLQDNSSDCGLYLLQYVESFLQDPVVHFELPLCLERWFPRQQVRRKRDEIRDLVLHLYRHQRGTVGSIGNMGNLVS, from the exons ATGATGGACCATAAGAGAGCTCTAACCATTTCACTGGCCGTTGACAAGGTGGATAACTCTCAA ATGGGAAGTCCACTAAAAATTCCCAAGACCCTTCTTTCTTCAGAGTTGAGATGTGGGAATGAAGAGTCACAG ATTCACTGGACCCAGATCGCTGGAAACAGAATCAAACTCCAAAAGTCTTGTCAGCAGAATGGATCCATCTCTATGGATCACGGCCAAGCGGCATTAGGCCAAGCGGCAATGGACTG CACGCAGCTCCAGTTGGTTCTCACGGACGTCCTGAAGACGGAGCAGGGGCAGGCCTACCTGGACAGGAAGATGCGTGGCAAGATGACAGGaattggagagaggaagagagagtcacGGATGGGGAGCGGGCAAAGGAGGGTGTCTCAGAGcagcagagaggggagggaggattgTAGAGATTTTACAGCACACAGAACGAGACCCCATGACCACCCCACTCCCACCTCGACCCCGATCCGCAAGGAGAGGAG GTCATACCACAGTTGGGGATCAGAGGAAGACGAGGAGGTGAAGGAACTTTTAATAGGAGAGGAAAACATCAAGGACCAGAGATGCA acaGTAGTGTGTCAGGGAGGCACAGTTCACGGGAACCCCTGGAGGAGGTGACCTTTACTGAGGGGGACATGCACCAGGAAAAGCCTTACCCACAATCCACCAGGACTAGGAAGGCAGAGTCAGGTTCACGCGAATCCACACATGTTGAG AGGGAGAGTCGGAGGAGGGAGTCTGGGCTCTacagtaatggacaggtgaaGGCTGGAGGGATGAAGGATGGAGTGGCGGAGGGCTTGACCACAGACGCCTCCAGGAGCTCCAGAGGGAGCGTGCTGCGCCTCTCCAGAGATGCCAGAGGCGAGGGAGGACTGCCCCCCAAACAGCTGTGTCTGGAGGGGATGAGGGGCATAGACACTAATGTAGCATCCATAGAAGTAGAGGTGGACCCCTCAAACTTTGACGGGACCCTGATGGTAGTCACTGTGGGGGAAGACAGGGAAGTTGCCAGCCCCTCTAACACCAGCTGTGGAGgggttaaggagaggagaggaaccctGAGGCTGGGCATGTCCTCCAGCCAGGATAGGACGCCCAAACTCAGTCCTGTTGAACCCA TCGTTCTCTCCAGTGATGAGGAGGTAGTCACCCCGTCCCACAGTTCAGTCCTTTGGCCACAGACTAGTGAGTCGGAGTCCCAGAGAAACCATGCTCAGGAAGACAACGTGGTGGAAGAGACGGACTTTCAG gtgatgCCTGTGGTGGTGACAGGGTTTGGGGTGGCCAATTTCCCCAGCACTGAGGACTCTGAGGGTATGGCCCTAACCTTCTCTGCCCTGCACTGTGGGGGGGTCCGAGGGGAGGCCAGCGGAAACCTCATG ATCACAAACCACAGAATCATCATACCAATTAAAG GCCAGGTAGAGGTGATGGTGACTGTGGAGCGCTGTCAGTTGTGGAAGTACAGCGTCTGGGACAGGGAGGAGCTAcaggagagagggctggggtgGGAGGTCAAGGGAGAGATGGGGCAGCCTCCCcccgccctcctcctcctctacgtTTCAGACGCCCAGGCAGTCGCCGTCCAAGAAGACCTGAGGGAGCTGTCAATCAAACAGGCCTTAGAACCACCCACTG gACCGGCCAGCCCCTTCCTCCTGCTGACTCTGCATGCCCCtctagagggggtggagggggcttTACTTCGCTCCATCCTCGACATCATCTGTCTCAACAACGCCCAGCGCGTCGACGCTGCGTGTCTCTGGGGGAACGCTCCCATCAACGGGGCGGTGGACCTCCACAGTCCTCTCCTGTCATTGGATGACAGTCTGGCGCTGATCGGTAGAACCGGACTGGACCACCAGCTGCTCTCCCTACTGGGACAGAACAATGCCGAGCCTGTCACAGAACCCGACCAGGACAGAGACACACCCGGGCCAAATCTGGACGCTGTGGAGAGAGAGTCACAGACACCACCAGAGACAGAGGTACAGGCAGAGGTACAGGCAGAGGTACAGGCAGAGGTACAGGCAGAGGTacaggcagaggaggaggagcagagggaagcagagagcgTACCCCTCGCTGAG GAGAGTCCAGTCCAGCCCAGACCCGTGTACACAGTGTGTCACAGCAGAACCAGAGGCTCCTACTCTGTGTCCCTGGGCCCGAAGCCAGGCTCCAACTGGACCCGATACAAGCACCAGGGTCCCACACGCAG GTTGATCCAGTTTCCTCCACCGCCTTCCAAAGGAGGGATCACCGTGACAACAGAAGATCTGGAGTGCCTTGACAACGGCCAGTTTCTGAATGATGTCATCATCGACTTCTACCTCAA GTATCTGCTTCTGGAGAGGGTTCCGCAGGATGTGGCTGATCGCTCTCACTTCTTCAGCAGCTTCTTCTACAAGCAGCTCACTCGCCGAGACAATGCCAGTGAGGACAGTACCAGCGTctc AGCGCAGCGGAGGCGGCATCAGCGGGTGAAGACGTGGACACGACATGTGGACATCTTCAAGAAAGATTTCCTGTTTGTGCCTGTCAATCAAGA AGCCCACTGGTACCTGGTGGTGATCTGCTTCCCTGGCCTGGAGCAGCCCCAGTGTGAGGAGGGGAGCAGCCCAGCCTCGCTGAGGGGAACAGGGGGAGAGAAGCCAGACGAGGCCCAGGCTGAAGAGGAGGCCTCTGGGTACAAAAAGCTAAATGGCATCAGTGAAGTCACCCCTGAATCAACTAGCACTGACAACCAGGACAAACGGACAGTTACAG TTTCAGATGGTGTGGTACAGAGTGACTCAGTACTCCAGCCACCTCCTGGTCCTCTG GACTGCACTGAGAAGACCTGTCACAGAGAGACCATCTGTAAACG ACCCTGTATTCTCCTCATGGACTCCGTCAAGTTCTCCCTCCATGAGCGCGTCTTCAAACTCTTACGGGA GTACCTGCAGTCGGAGTGGGAGCTGCGTCGGGGCTCTGTGCGCGAGTTTAGTTCTGAGCAGATGCAAGGCTCTCACTGTAAGGTCCCCCTACAGGACAACAGCAGCGACTGCGGCCTCTACCTGCTGCAGTACGTCGAGAGCTTCCTGCAG GACCCTGTGGTGCACTTTGAACTCCCCCTGTGCCTAGAACGCTGGTTCCCACGGCAACAGGTGAGGAGGAAACGAGACGAGATCAGGGACCTGGTGCTACACCTGTACAGACACCAGAGGGGCACGGTGGGGAGTATAGGAAATATGGGAAATTTAGTCAGTTAG